A region of uncultured Desulfobacter sp. DNA encodes the following proteins:
- the cobJ gene encoding precorrin-3B C(17)-methyltransferase, whose protein sequence is MSVRAHQVLEACDLVVGYKTYLELIDDVIKGKKTLATGMTKEVDRVQAALDAALGGNVCALVSGGDAGIYAMAGLVLEMLALKKIACNTGDKGGLCVEVVPGIPALAAGAALLGAPLTHDFATVSLSDLLTPWEMIEKRLDAAAQADFVINIYNPKSKKRDWQLRRAMEIILKHRSGTTPVGIVTGAMRDNQKVALCALKDLDKAEVGMQSIVIVGNSSTFIYNDFMITPRGYSKKYDI, encoded by the coding sequence ATGTCCGTGAGGGCCCACCAGGTATTAGAGGCCTGTGATCTCGTGGTGGGCTATAAGACCTATCTTGAACTTATAGACGATGTGATCAAAGGTAAGAAGACCCTTGCCACAGGCATGACCAAGGAAGTGGACCGGGTTCAGGCGGCCCTTGACGCCGCCCTGGGGGGAAATGTCTGCGCCCTGGTTTCCGGCGGGGATGCAGGCATTTATGCCATGGCCGGTCTGGTTCTGGAAATGCTGGCGCTGAAAAAAATTGCCTGCAATACCGGTGACAAGGGCGGCCTGTGTGTTGAGGTGGTGCCGGGTATCCCCGCCCTTGCTGCCGGAGCCGCCCTTTTGGGTGCGCCGCTGACCCATGATTTTGCCACCGTGAGTTTAAGTGATCTGCTCACCCCCTGGGAGATGATTGAAAAACGCCTGGATGCGGCAGCCCAGGCCGATTTTGTGATCAATATTTACAACCCCAAAAGCAAGAAGCGCGACTGGCAGCTGCGCCGGGCCATGGAGATCATTCTGAAACACAGGTCCGGCACCACCCCTGTGGGGATTGTCACGGGTGCCATGCGGGATAACCAAAAGGTGGCTTTGTGTGCACTCAAGGATCTGGACAAGGCCGAGGTGGGCATGCAGAGCATCGTCATCGTGGGAAACAGTTCCACGTTTATTTATAATGATTTCATGATCACCCCCCGGGGGTACAGCAAAAAGTACGACATATGA
- a CDS encoding cobyric acid synthase: MNADIKQAKCIAVLGTGSDVGKSVVATALCRIFSDSGYKVAPYKAQNMSNNSGVTPEGLEMGRAQIVQAEAARIAPHVDMNPVLLKPVTQVGSQVVLLGKVHKDLSAAQYYREKAKLWNTACGALDRLRRTNDVVVLEGAGSCAEVNLMARDIVNLKMAAYAGAPVILTADIDRGGVFAQIVGTLACLNKAEQDMISGFIINRFRGDIALFKDGVDWIEKKTGKPVFGVLPWVNHHIPNEDSVVIEHCTAKTDPVQTPTVLVVRTPHISNFTDFDALMQVEGLGVDFVEHPRNLSAYKAVILPGSKSTRSDLQWLARTGWTREIQTYAQKGGHILGICGGYQMLGSKVYDPQGLEGPWGTTDGLGLLPVETVLKAPKTTTISVFEWEDAPGLGYEIHMGRTVSCGLIDSGKAANTGLLHVKERNRQSCTAFDGTMAGSGRIMGTYMHGFFDSAPIVKKWLSLLGLSDLEPPQSCGLQGRDSQYNMIARHFAGHVDVAAISNAMNLM; encoded by the coding sequence ATGAATGCTGACATAAAACAGGCAAAATGTATTGCCGTCCTGGGTACAGGTTCCGATGTGGGCAAAAGCGTGGTGGCCACGGCCCTGTGCCGGATTTTTTCCGACAGCGGGTATAAAGTGGCTCCTTACAAGGCCCAGAATATGTCCAATAATTCCGGGGTCACCCCCGAAGGCCTTGAGATGGGACGGGCCCAGATTGTCCAGGCCGAAGCCGCCCGCATTGCCCCCCATGTGGATATGAACCCGGTACTGCTCAAGCCCGTGACCCAGGTCGGCTCCCAGGTGGTGCTGCTGGGAAAGGTGCACAAAGATCTATCTGCGGCGCAATATTACCGGGAAAAGGCAAAACTCTGGAACACGGCCTGCGGCGCCCTGGACCGCCTGCGCCGGACCAATGATGTGGTGGTGCTGGAGGGGGCCGGATCCTGTGCTGAAGTCAACCTCATGGCCCGGGATATCGTCAATCTGAAAATGGCAGCCTATGCCGGGGCCCCGGTGATTCTCACCGCCGACATCGACCGGGGCGGGGTGTTTGCCCAGATCGTGGGAACACTGGCCTGTTTGAACAAGGCCGAACAGGATATGATCTCAGGCTTTATCATCAACCGGTTCCGGGGGGATATTGCCTTGTTCAAGGACGGGGTGGACTGGATTGAAAAGAAAACCGGCAAACCGGTTTTCGGCGTGCTGCCCTGGGTGAACCACCACATCCCCAACGAGGATTCCGTGGTGATCGAACACTGCACGGCCAAAACAGATCCTGTTCAAACGCCTACGGTGCTGGTGGTGCGTACGCCTCATATCTCCAACTTTACCGATTTTGATGCCCTGATGCAGGTGGAAGGGCTGGGCGTGGATTTTGTGGAGCACCCAAGAAACCTGTCCGCCTACAAAGCCGTGATCCTACCCGGCTCCAAAAGCACCCGCAGTGATCTTCAATGGCTTGCCCGCACCGGCTGGACCCGGGAAATCCAAACCTATGCCCAAAAAGGAGGGCACATACTTGGCATCTGCGGCGGTTACCAGATGCTGGGCTCCAAGGTTTATGATCCCCAAGGCCTTGAAGGCCCTTGGGGAACCACCGATGGGTTGGGGCTTCTGCCTGTTGAAACTGTGCTCAAAGCCCCTAAGACCACTACAATCTCGGTGTTTGAATGGGAGGATGCTCCGGGCCTGGGCTATGAAATCCATATGGGCCGGACAGTGTCCTGCGGTCTGATCGATTCGGGCAAAGCAGCAAACACGGGTCTTCTGCATGTGAAAGAGAGAAATCGCCAGAGTTGCACCGCTTTTGACGGAACCATGGCAGGCTCGGGCCGGATCATGGGCACTTACATGCACGGCTTTTTTGATTCCGCCCCCATTGTGAAAAAATGGCTTTCGCTTCTGGGCTTAAGCGACCTTGAGCCGCCTCAATCCTGCGGCCTTCAAGGTCGTGACAGTCAGTACAACATGATAGCCCGCCATTTTGCCGGACATGTGGATGTGGCTGCCATTTCAAACGCCATGAATCTCATGTAA